From the Methanobacterium spitsbergense genome, one window contains:
- the comE gene encoding sulfopyruvate decarboxylase subunit beta — MERIEAIQKISSELTNELVICNIGFPSRELFHVKDSSTHFYMLGSMGLASSIGLGLAISTSKKVIVFDGDGSVLMNLGSLVTIFNQNPKNLILIVLDNECYGSTGSQCTYASTVDLGKVAKAIGFKTIFFFKNNTEMNLEEVLKSEGPIFVHFKVKKGNANVPVIPMEPVEIRDRFVDEIKNQE, encoded by the coding sequence ATGGAAAGAATAGAAGCCATCCAAAAAATATCATCCGAATTAACAAACGAACTGGTTATATGCAATATTGGATTCCCTTCAAGGGAACTCTTCCATGTGAAAGACTCATCTACTCATTTTTATATGTTGGGCTCAATGGGACTTGCATCGTCAATTGGTCTTGGATTAGCGATTTCAACTAGCAAGAAAGTGATAGTCTTTGATGGAGATGGATCAGTTCTAATGAATCTAGGAAGTTTAGTTACAATATTCAATCAAAACCCTAAAAATTTAATATTAATAGTTTTGGACAATGAATGCTACGGTTCAACAGGATCCCAGTGTACATATGCATCAACAGTTGATCTTGGAAAAGTTGCCAAAGCTATTGGATTTAAAACCATATTTTTCTTCAAAAACAATACAGAAATGAATTTAGAAGAAGTTTTAAAATCAGAAGGACCTATATTTGTCCATTTTAAGGTTAAAAAAGGGAATGCAAATGTGCCTGTTATTCCAATGGAACCTGTTGAAATCAGAGACAGATTTGTGGATGAAATAAAAAATCAGGAATGA
- a CDS encoding aldo/keto reductase produces MLYRNLGSTGEKISILGYGCMRLPVKNGQYNNVDSVNAIHLIRKAIDNGVNYIDTAYPYHNGHSETVIADALKNGYRDKVFISDKLPSWLIQKREDMDHYLQEQLERLQTEQIDFYLLHSIKEDYWSKLESLGVLEFLDEAVADGRIKYTGFSFHGELELFFDVIDSYNWDVCQVQYNIVDENYQAGIEGIRYASSKGVGVVIMEPLRGGTLVKTIPTEVQDIWDESPVKRSPVEWALKYLWDKKEINVVLSGMSNNNDLDENLKIAEEGFTNSLTPDEKEIIKEVRTVYRFRKQVDCTQCGYCMPCPQGVDIPGNFLQLNHSYMFQDTENAKMNYYMLLKDNERASKCNKCGECEKLCPQMIPIQSTLETVRKTFE; encoded by the coding sequence ATGCTCTATCGTAATCTTGGATCAACTGGAGAAAAAATATCTATATTGGGTTATGGTTGTATGCGTCTTCCAGTTAAAAATGGACAGTACAATAATGTGGATAGTGTCAATGCAATTCATTTGATTCGTAAAGCCATAGATAATGGTGTTAATTACATTGATACTGCTTATCCGTATCATAATGGTCATAGTGAAACTGTAATTGCAGATGCGCTTAAAAATGGCTATAGAGATAAAGTTTTTATTTCTGATAAATTACCTTCGTGGTTAATCCAAAAAAGGGAAGATATGGACCATTATCTTCAAGAACAGCTTGAACGGCTTCAAACGGAACAAATCGATTTTTATTTGCTGCATTCTATTAAGGAAGATTATTGGTCCAAATTAGAATCTCTAGGAGTTTTAGAATTTTTAGATGAGGCTGTAGCAGATGGAAGAATAAAATATACTGGTTTTTCATTTCATGGGGAACTAGAATTATTTTTTGATGTTATTGACTCCTATAATTGGGATGTATGTCAAGTACAGTATAACATTGTTGATGAGAATTATCAGGCGGGAATAGAAGGAATACGTTATGCGTCGAGTAAAGGTGTAGGTGTGGTAATAATGGAACCATTAAGGGGAGGAACATTGGTAAAAACCATACCTACCGAAGTTCAAGATATATGGGACGAATCACCAGTTAAAAGAAGTCCTGTTGAATGGGCTTTGAAGTATCTTTGGGATAAAAAAGAAATTAATGTAGTTCTAAGTGGTATGAGTAATAATAATGACCTTGATGAAAACCTGAAAATTGCTGAAGAAGGATTCACCAATTCACTAACACCCGATGAGAAGGAGATTATCAAAGAAGTTCGAACAGTTTACAGATTTAGAAAACAGGTTGATTGTACTCAATGTGGTTACTGTATGCCCTGTCCACAAGGAGTGGATATACCTGGAAATTTCCTGCAGTTGAACCATTCATATATGTTTCAGGACACTGAAAACGCTAAAATGAATTATTATATGTTATTAAAAGACAATGAAAGAGCATCTAAATGTAATAAATGTGGAGAATGTGAAAAATTATGTCCCCAAATGATACCAATTCAAAGTACTCTTGAAACTGTTCGTAAAACTTTTGAATAA
- the hisE gene encoding phosphoribosyl-ATP diphosphatase yields the protein MNNNKDAIIREVYSVLEKRRDQPIDSYTSKIMMDSDKCAEDKILEKIGEESAELIIASKNNENLVYEATDLIFHTLLLLVYKGVDINELYTEFERRRD from the coding sequence ATGAATAACAATAAAGACGCAATAATAAGAGAGGTTTATAGTGTTTTGGAGAAAAGGCGTGATCAACCAATTGATTCTTACACATCTAAGATCATGATGGACAGCGATAAATGTGCAGAGGACAAGATACTAGAAAAGATAGGCGAAGAATCTGCAGAACTGATAATTGCATCCAAAAACAATGAAAACCTGGTCTATGAAGCAACTGACCTGATTTTCCATACTTTACTCCTTTTAGTTTACAAAGGAGTTGATATTAATGAATTATACACAGAATTTGAAAGAAGAAGGGATTAA
- a CDS encoding CBS domain-containing ParB/RepB/Spo0J family partition protein → MTSSALVKDYMTKEVITVTPETPNEEVIMLMKGTGHDGFPVRTNGEVIGMVTAFDLLLKEWLPYVKDIMSTDIVVADHEMPINDAARVMFRMGISRLPVIDKDAKLVGILTNTDIVRSHIERSTPMKVEYFKKTLEQLYEIKTKVVRKKVPIDKVRPTQDKIYADELQGRTYEIKRGLAEPTIIAQSGDRYILVDGHHRTAAARKLGCKDIDSYVIKLDKDIHLGLEKTADKNGIFSFKDIEVIDDAQHPLIAITSSLRKEARK, encoded by the coding sequence ATGACGAGCTCAGCTCTTGTGAAAGATTACATGACTAAAGAAGTTATCACAGTAACTCCAGAAACTCCTAACGAGGAAGTAATAATGCTTATGAAGGGAACTGGACACGATGGATTTCCAGTCAGAACCAATGGTGAAGTTATAGGAATGGTAACAGCCTTTGACCTTCTCCTTAAAGAATGGTTACCCTATGTTAAAGACATAATGTCAACAGACATCGTTGTTGCAGACCATGAAATGCCCATAAATGATGCCGCAAGAGTAATGTTTAGAATGGGAATATCTAGACTTCCAGTAATTGATAAGGATGCAAAACTGGTGGGAATTCTTACAAATACCGATATTGTACGTTCACATATCGAAAGATCGACCCCCATGAAAGTCGAATATTTCAAAAAAACCTTGGAACAGCTCTACGAAATAAAAACCAAAGTTGTAAGAAAGAAAGTTCCAATTGATAAGGTGAGACCTACACAGGACAAAATATATGCCGATGAACTTCAGGGAAGAACTTATGAAATTAAAAGAGGTCTTGCAGAACCAACAATAATTGCACAATCTGGAGACAGATATATACTAGTAGATGGACACCATAGAACTGCAGCAGCACGTAAACTTGGATGTAAAGATATAGATTCTTATGTAATTAAGCTGGATAAAGATATCCACCTTGGACTTGAAAAGACAGCAGATAAGAATGGAATATTCTCATTCAAAGACATTGAAGTCATAGACGATGCTCAGCACCCTCTAATTGCAATCACCAGCAGTCTTCGAAAGGAGGCCAGAAAATGA
- a CDS encoding DUF504 domain-containing protein: protein MARNIINMVLWHPGMEINEIKITYIHRGAPGNLKQINGNSIEIIERGFLILREGTQIPYHRIVKIENKNKILYKK, encoded by the coding sequence ATGGCAAGAAACATAATTAACATGGTTCTATGGCATCCTGGAATGGAGATCAACGAAATTAAAATAACTTACATACATAGAGGTGCTCCAGGAAATCTTAAACAGATCAATGGAAATTCCATTGAAATAATAGAAAGGGGATTTTTAATATTGAGGGAAGGAACTCAAATTCCATACCATAGAATAGTAAAAATTGAAAATAAGAATAAAATTTTATATAAAAAATAA
- the gatB gene encoding Asp-tRNA(Asn)/Glu-tRNA(Gln) amidotransferase subunit GatB, translating to MKCGLEIHVQLETDSKLFCTCHTNYKDAPANSNICPVCLNQPGAKPYPPNKAALDGAIKIALMLGCEISPEVTYFQRKHYDYPDLSSGYQRTSIPIGDQGELNGVRIYDVHIEEDPGQYKPDLGIVDFNRSGIPLIEIVTEPDMKSPEEARKFLRELIRVLEYSGSARGEGTMRADVNISIEGGKRAEIKNINSIKGAYKALQFEMVRQKNLLKRGIEIKQETRAFLESQMITVPMRLKEEAEDYRYIPDPDLPPMLAEKDRIETIRKEMPEPSHIKTDRFVREYGISKDNAKVITSELDLADAFEEVVKSIDPEFAALWMRDELKRVIYYNKMNFKESEITPAQIVDLLQMLQDKKITAKAGKRVMEKLPKNHEMPSQIAEKLGLTGVVDEDIVLKAVKQVVNENPEAVSDYYEGKKNAMNFLIGQVMRITRGKADPGETHKLLEAELKE from the coding sequence ATGAAATGCGGACTGGAAATTCATGTTCAGCTTGAAACTGATTCCAAATTATTCTGTACATGTCATACCAATTATAAGGATGCTCCTGCTAATTCAAATATTTGTCCTGTATGTTTGAACCAGCCTGGAGCAAAACCATACCCCCCAAATAAAGCAGCTCTTGATGGTGCTATTAAGATCGCTTTAATGTTGGGTTGTGAAATATCACCTGAAGTAACCTACTTCCAGCGTAAACACTATGATTATCCTGATCTTTCATCTGGCTACCAGAGAACATCTATACCTATAGGGGACCAGGGAGAACTGAATGGAGTAAGAATTTATGATGTTCATATTGAAGAGGATCCTGGTCAATACAAACCCGATCTTGGAATTGTTGATTTTAACAGATCAGGGATACCACTCATTGAAATAGTTACAGAACCAGATATGAAGTCTCCTGAGGAAGCTAGGAAATTTCTGAGAGAATTGATCAGAGTGTTAGAATACAGTGGAAGTGCGCGTGGTGAAGGAACAATGCGTGCTGACGTTAATATATCCATTGAAGGTGGAAAAAGGGCAGAAATAAAGAATATAAATTCAATAAAAGGTGCTTACAAAGCATTACAGTTTGAAATGGTACGCCAGAAAAACCTTCTTAAAAGAGGAATTGAGATAAAACAGGAAACAAGAGCATTTTTGGAATCGCAGATGATTACTGTTCCAATGCGTCTAAAAGAAGAAGCAGAAGATTACAGATACATACCTGATCCAGATCTTCCCCCAATGCTAGCTGAAAAGGATAGAATTGAAACAATACGCAAGGAAATGCCTGAACCCTCTCATATTAAGACAGACAGATTTGTTCGTGAATATGGGATCAGTAAAGATAATGCTAAGGTCATTACATCTGAATTGGATCTTGCAGATGCATTTGAAGAAGTTGTAAAGTCTATAGATCCAGAATTTGCTGCTCTTTGGATGAGAGATGAACTTAAGCGGGTGATTTACTACAACAAAATGAACTTCAAGGAGAGTGAAATAACGCCGGCACAAATAGTTGATCTCCTTCAAATGCTTCAAGATAAGAAGATCACGGCCAAAGCAGGTAAGAGGGTCATGGAGAAACTTCCTAAAAATCATGAAATGCCCTCCCAGATCGCGGAAAAATTAGGGTTAACAGGTGTTGTTGATGAAGATATTGTTCTCAAGGCAGTGAAACAGGTTGTAAATGAAAATCCAGAAGCAGTTTCAGATTATTATGAGGGAAAGAAAAATGCTATGAACTTCCTTATAGGTCAGGTAATGAGAATTACACGCGGAAAAGCAGATCCTGGTGAAACTCACAAGCTTTTAGAGGCAGAACTTAAGGAATAA
- a CDS encoding radical SAM protein, translating to MNLINKIKNHQTIELLQDANKITIAEHGKQITLERAIFLSWWCDKGDCAFCYMSSQKPKIKEPEKARRKVESILAEAEITRRMGWNIEFLSGGYGSFKTPEIKNIAKKIFSITGKPVWLNLGITKELEIYGDEIAGITGAVEIANPDLHQSICPSKSLEDIIEMLELAGEFGFKKAITIILGLGEKPEDTKYLWNLIEEMGIDRVTFYSLNPHKDTIYENSPQPASLYYANVVAATRIKFPLLEIVTGTWIDNLANIGPLILAGANGLTKFPLFKMYGTRYGKRVEEEVKWAGRYLQGTFTDLEILQESNVQHADLEPFIKRYIDGITKNVKK from the coding sequence ATGAACCTTATCAACAAGATCAAAAATCATCAGACTATTGAACTTCTTCAAGATGCAAATAAAATCACTATTGCAGAACATGGAAAACAAATCACATTAGAAAGGGCAATTTTTCTTTCATGGTGGTGTGATAAAGGCGATTGTGCATTTTGTTATATGTCATCGCAGAAGCCCAAAATTAAAGAGCCAGAAAAAGCCCGTAGAAAAGTTGAATCCATACTTGCAGAGGCAGAAATCACCCGCAGAATGGGGTGGAATATAGAATTTCTTTCGGGGGGATATGGATCATTCAAAACTCCTGAGATAAAAAATATTGCCAAAAAAATATTTTCAATAACTGGAAAACCAGTTTGGTTAAACCTTGGAATAACCAAGGAACTTGAAATATATGGTGATGAAATAGCAGGAATAACAGGGGCTGTTGAAATTGCAAACCCAGATCTTCATCAAAGTATTTGCCCTAGTAAGTCTTTAGAGGATATAATTGAAATGCTGGAGTTGGCAGGTGAATTTGGGTTTAAAAAAGCAATCACAATAATATTGGGCCTAGGAGAAAAACCAGAGGATACAAAATATCTTTGGAATCTTATTGAAGAAATGGGAATTGACAGAGTCACATTCTATTCATTGAATCCTCATAAAGACACCATATATGAAAATTCACCACAACCTGCATCATTATACTATGCAAATGTGGTAGCTGCAACAAGAATAAAATTTCCACTTTTAGAGATAGTTACTGGTACATGGATAGATAATCTTGCCAACATAGGGCCACTGATTCTTGCAGGCGCAAATGGCCTAACAAAATTTCCATTGTTCAAGATGTATGGAACTAGATATGGTAAAAGAGTTGAAGAAGAAGTTAAATGGGCAGGAAGATATCTACAAGGAACCTTTACAGACCTTGAAATATTACAGGAATCCAATGTTCAGCATGCAGATCTTGAACCATTTATAAAAAGATATATAGATGGCATTACTAAGAATGTGAAAAAATAA
- the hjc gene encoding Holliday junction resolvase Hjc: MSKTGSREERELVKMLWDANCAAMRAPASGGATKKPLPDVIAGNGATYLAIEVKSTSLERIYINSEKIDGLKEFADIFGAKPYIGVKFLRKKWRFICLEDLYITKNNNYRVNLDLAFDKGLEFDEIIGRDKQVKFS; encoded by the coding sequence ATGAGTAAAACAGGATCAAGGGAAGAAAGAGAACTTGTAAAGATGCTTTGGGATGCTAACTGTGCCGCCATGAGAGCACCAGCTTCGGGAGGAGCAACAAAAAAACCTCTTCCAGATGTTATAGCTGGCAATGGGGCCACATATCTAGCTATAGAGGTTAAATCGACTTCATTAGAAAGAATATATATAAATTCAGAGAAAATAGATGGACTCAAAGAATTTGCTGATATATTTGGTGCTAAACCCTATATTGGTGTAAAGTTTCTAAGAAAAAAATGGAGATTTATTTGTCTTGAAGATCTGTATATAACCAAAAATAACAACTACCGTGTGAATCTAGACCTTGCATTTGATAAAGGTCTTGAATTTGATGAAATAATTGGAAGGGATAAACAAGTTAAATTTAGTTAA
- a CDS encoding AI-2E family transporter, whose protein sequence is MINNIKNNLTSAIFVIIILVIFSALVLTPMLSMIILGAIFAYAIRPLSNRMEPYLKYKSIAIFVGMIIVIIPLIAIIILFINTIIASTPAFVAFVKTLNLGSINSTNIQNYLPIQQYIPAESTSPVVTSVINSIYLGVEDILRGLTEYLLGLLKSIPTVLLQLFIFFASTFYFARDGDRVWDYLDYMVPENRKHYFKTLIKETDRVLKSIFFGHFVTATITGVVAGIGFALLGYPYALFLGTLTGFFQLMPIVGHWPTLVGLAIYDAIIGNYFRAVEVMLLGVLLSLMDMYIRPKLAGKYADIHPLIFLLGFLCGPLVLGLVGFIIGPLILGVTYAAVVAYKKENQDKPVEKIVETNVGRKIKEKDR, encoded by the coding sequence ATGATTAATAATATTAAAAATAATTTAACATCTGCAATTTTTGTAATTATAATCCTTGTTATATTCTCTGCGTTAGTTTTGACACCGATGCTCAGTATGATTATACTTGGAGCTATATTTGCCTATGCAATACGTCCACTGTCAAATAGAATGGAACCATATCTAAAGTACAAGTCTATTGCAATATTTGTAGGCATGATAATAGTAATAATTCCCCTAATCGCAATTATAATACTGTTTATCAACACCATCATCGCATCAACACCTGCATTTGTTGCATTTGTTAAAACCCTTAATTTGGGTAGTATAAACAGTACTAACATACAAAATTATCTTCCAATTCAACAATATATTCCTGCAGAAAGTACATCTCCAGTTGTGACATCGGTAATTAATTCCATTTATTTAGGTGTAGAAGACATTCTTAGAGGTCTCACAGAATATTTATTAGGACTTTTGAAGTCAATTCCAACTGTTTTACTCCAGCTTTTCATATTTTTTGCATCTACATTTTACTTTGCAAGGGATGGTGATAGAGTATGGGATTATTTGGATTACATGGTACCAGAAAATAGAAAACACTATTTTAAAACGTTAATAAAGGAAACTGACCGGGTTTTAAAGAGTATATTCTTTGGACATTTTGTTACAGCTACAATAACAGGAGTTGTTGCAGGCATTGGATTTGCATTATTAGGTTATCCATATGCATTATTCCTTGGAACATTGACTGGATTCTTTCAGTTAATGCCAATTGTTGGGCACTGGCCTACCCTTGTGGGTCTTGCAATCTATGATGCCATCATTGGAAACTACTTTAGGGCAGTGGAAGTTATGTTATTGGGGGTTTTGCTTAGTTTGATGGATATGTACATTAGACCAAAACTCGCAGGTAAATATGCGGATATCCATCCTTTAATATTCCTTCTAGGATTTTTATGTGGGCCCCTTGTGTTGGGTTTGGTTGGATTTATTATTGGTCCTCTAATATTGGGTGTAACTTACGCTGCAGTAGTTGCCTATAAAAAGGAAAATCAGGACAAACCTGTAGAAAAAATTGTAGAAACTAATGTGGGTAGGAAAATTAAAGAAAAAGATCGTTGA
- a CDS encoding dihydroorotate dehydrogenase electron transfer subunit, producing MNVPKIVKIKQIINESPTVKTFIFDWAVKDEIPGQFMMIWNFNDEKPMSISLIDPVKNEIGISIRNIGEFTNQVHNLHEGDELGLRGPYGRGFHIAGSKILAVGGGIGMAPVIAFCEKATRMGIEVHIISAATTSNELLFSSRIDRSGAKLLTCTDDGTSGFCGFGTDLAEKTLSENDYDMVVSCGPEVMMKKLFEIVENYRIPAQFSMERYMKCGMGLCGQCCVDNVGWRVCVEGPVFWTDELRMISEFGQYRRDSSGVKHKIP from the coding sequence ATGAATGTTCCTAAGATAGTTAAAATAAAACAAATAATAAATGAATCTCCCACAGTTAAAACATTTATCTTTGATTGGGCTGTGAAAGATGAAATTCCGGGCCAGTTTATGATGATTTGGAATTTTAATGATGAAAAACCCATGTCAATATCGCTTATAGACCCTGTGAAAAATGAGATAGGAATATCCATAAGAAATATAGGCGAATTTACTAACCAAGTCCATAATCTTCATGAAGGAGATGAATTGGGATTGAGGGGGCCATATGGTAGAGGATTCCATATTGCTGGTTCAAAAATCCTTGCAGTAGGTGGAGGTATTGGTATGGCACCGGTAATAGCATTTTGCGAAAAAGCAACCAGAATGGGGATTGAAGTACATATTATAAGTGCGGCTACCACCAGTAATGAATTGCTTTTCAGTAGTAGAATTGATAGATCGGGAGCTAAACTATTAACATGTACCGACGATGGAACCTCTGGTTTCTGTGGGTTCGGAACAGATCTTGCTGAAAAGACATTATCAGAAAATGATTATGATATGGTAGTAAGTTGTGGTCCCGAGGTCATGATGAAAAAACTCTTTGAAATTGTTGAAAATTATAGAATTCCTGCACAGTTTTCAATGGAAAGATATATGAAATGTGGAATGGGTTTATGTGGTCAGTGTTGTGTTGATAATGTTGGTTGGAGAGTATGTGTTGAAGGACCGGTATTTTGGACAGATGAACTTAGAATGATAAGTGAATTTGGTCAATACAGAAGGGATTCATCCGGTGTGAAACATAAAATTCCATGA
- a CDS encoding dihydroorotate dehydrogenase — translation MLEIELCGIKMRSPTMLAAGILGSAASSLNWAGRSGAGAVVTKSFGLNPNKGYANPTTVEVTGGIINAIGLSNPGVANFKLELEKLDKSVPAIASLYGANQYEFSEIASEVENLVDAIELNVSCPHAMGGCGSAIGQDPHLTADMVRTVKKSVKIPVFVKLTPNVTDIVEIAQYAEDAGADALTMINSVGPGMKIDVETGIPILKNRFGGLSGPAIKPIAIRCVFDVFESVDIPIIGVGGIGDHNDVLEFVYAGARCVQIGTSIMYEGMDIFTKINNGLRRFMDEKGYGSLDEMVGIAHD, via the coding sequence ATACTGGAAATCGAACTATGCGGCATTAAAATGAGAAGTCCTACAATGTTAGCTGCAGGAATACTGGGTAGCGCTGCATCATCACTTAATTGGGCCGGTAGAAGTGGTGCAGGGGCTGTTGTAACTAAATCGTTTGGTTTGAATCCTAACAAGGGATATGCAAATCCTACAACGGTAGAGGTTACGGGAGGAATTATCAATGCTATTGGCCTATCAAATCCTGGTGTTGCTAACTTTAAATTAGAGCTTGAAAAGCTGGATAAATCTGTTCCGGCCATAGCCTCTCTGTATGGTGCCAACCAATACGAGTTTTCTGAAATAGCATCAGAGGTTGAAAATCTAGTGGATGCCATTGAGCTCAATGTATCATGTCCACATGCAATGGGTGGATGCGGATCGGCAATTGGACAAGACCCACATTTAACTGCAGATATGGTGAGAACTGTAAAGAAAAGCGTAAAAATTCCTGTTTTTGTCAAATTAACCCCAAATGTAACAGATATAGTTGAAATTGCACAATATGCTGAGGATGCAGGAGCAGATGCTTTGACAATGATAAATTCAGTTGGACCTGGAATGAAAATTGATGTGGAAACAGGAATACCCATATTAAAGAATCGTTTTGGAGGATTATCTGGACCTGCCATAAAACCTATTGCAATTAGGTGTGTTTTTGATGTTTTTGAATCTGTAGACATTCCTATTATTGGAGTGGGTGGTATAGGAGATCATAATGATGTGCTTGAATTTGTATATGCTGGTGCAAGATGTGTTCAGATCGGTACTTCTATAATGTACGAAGGTATGGATATTTTCACAAAGATAAATAACGGGCTTAGAAGATTCATGGATGAGAAAGGGTATGGTTCTTTAGATGAGATGGTTGGAATTGCCCATGATTGA
- a CDS encoding NOP5/NOP56 family protein — protein sequence MKCYLTCSFAGFISLDENCTLLDYELFPRDKLKERFAKITAGIVTREEELILKRLVKKCDTIVIETNTPHSRYKNLKESIKFKYETPNMAGEFLRSNMEDLLKKTDFLKSDDDLTKIIHDLSIEITNDRLRKASESEDMFLIQAINSIDELDETTGKMVERLREWYSIHFPELDKIKNHERFVEIVADLGDRDSIIDSGVLDPDKDSVRTDKSIGAPISEIDLLILKEFASSIKSLQVTKRSITEYIDERMGEIAPNLKDLTGASLGAKLIAHVGSLERLSKMASGTVQVLGAEKALFRHLKTGERPPKHGLIFQHPEVRGAKWWIRGKVARTLALKISLAVRTDVYSGEYDPSIRESFEKRIEEIKKSNPFPKKSTKSKKVNEKETKKKRKKRDKYKKNIKDYY from the coding sequence ATGAAATGTTATCTCACATGTTCCTTTGCTGGATTCATATCCCTTGATGAAAATTGTACACTCTTAGATTATGAACTTTTCCCAAGGGACAAATTAAAGGAAAGGTTTGCAAAGATCACTGCTGGAATTGTAACCCGAGAAGAAGAATTAATTCTCAAAAGACTTGTTAAAAAATGCGATACAATAGTAATTGAAACCAATACTCCTCATTCAAGATATAAAAATCTTAAAGAAAGCATTAAATTTAAATATGAAACTCCAAACATGGCTGGAGAATTTTTAAGGTCAAATATGGAAGATTTATTAAAAAAAACAGATTTCTTAAAATCTGATGATGATCTAACTAAGATAATTCATGACCTATCAATAGAAATAACTAATGATCGCCTGCGAAAAGCTTCTGAATCTGAAGATATGTTCCTTATTCAGGCCATAAATTCCATAGACGAACTTGATGAAACAACTGGTAAAATGGTTGAAAGGTTAAGAGAATGGTATTCAATACACTTCCCCGAGTTGGATAAAATAAAAAATCATGAACGATTCGTTGAAATAGTAGCAGATCTTGGGGACAGGGATTCAATAATTGATTCTGGTGTTCTAGATCCGGATAAAGATTCTGTTAGAACCGATAAGAGTATTGGAGCACCCATATCTGAAATTGACCTTTTAATCCTTAAAGAATTTGCATCATCAATAAAATCTCTACAAGTAACCAAGCGATCAATCACAGAATATATAGATGAAAGAATGGGTGAGATTGCACCCAATCTCAAGGATCTTACAGGCGCATCTCTAGGAGCCAAGCTCATCGCCCATGTTGGTAGCCTAGAGAGATTATCAAAAATGGCTTCAGGCACTGTACAAGTTCTTGGAGCTGAAAAAGCCCTTTTCAGGCATTTAAAAACTGGTGAGAGACCACCTAAACATGGACTTATTTTCCAGCACCCAGAAGTCAGAGGTGCTAAATGGTGGATCAGGGGAAAAGTTGCACGAACATTAGCACTAAAAATATCTTTGGCCGTGCGTACAGATGTTTATTCAGGTGAATACGATCCGAGTATAAGAGAAAGTTTCGAAAAACGAATTGAAGAAATTAAAAAGTCCAATCCATTCCCTAAAAAAAGTACAAAATCAAAAAAAGTTAATGAAAAGGAAACAAAGAAGAAAAGGAAAAAAAGAGATAAATACAAGAAAAATATCAAGGATTATTATTAA
- a CDS encoding fibrillarin-like rRNA/tRNA 2'-O-methyltransferase, producing MEKLEKFTGVYNIEDHIATENLNTGKKVYGERLIEVDDKEYRIWEPRRSKLGAAIMNGMETFPFKTDSKILYLGASSGTTPSHISDIATNGTIWCVEFSPRMMRSLVELSRDRVNMVPLLDDATKPRNYLHLLEKVDILYSDVAQSKQSELFMENMRLYLKPEGIGIIMIKSRSIDVTQSPKKIFREEEKKLKTGGFKVLEKINLEPYEKDHLAMVCKFAF from the coding sequence ATGGAAAAACTAGAGAAATTTACTGGCGTTTACAACATTGAAGACCATATTGCAACTGAAAACCTAAACACTGGCAAAAAGGTCTACGGTGAAAGACTAATTGAAGTTGATGATAAAGAATATAGAATATGGGAGCCTCGGCGATCTAAACTGGGAGCGGCAATAATGAATGGGATGGAAACCTTCCCATTTAAAACCGACTCTAAAATACTTTATTTGGGTGCTTCATCTGGTACTACTCCATCACATATCTCGGACATAGCAACAAATGGAACAATTTGGTGCGTGGAATTTTCACCTAGAATGATGAGGAGTCTGGTAGAACTTTCAAGAGATAGGGTAAATATGGTTCCTTTATTGGACGATGCAACTAAACCAAGGAATTACCTACATTTACTCGAAAAAGTGGATATCTTGTACTCTGATGTGGCACAATCAAAACAATCCGAACTTTTCATGGAAAATATGCGTCTTTATCTGAAACCGGAAGGTATTGGAATTATAATGATCAAATCAAGAAGCATAGATGTGACTCAAAGTCCCAAAAAGATATTCAGGGAAGAAGAAAAAAAGCTCAAGACAGGAGGTTTCAAAGTTCTTGAAAAAATCAATTTAGAGCCATATGAAAAGGATCATTTGGCAATGGTATGTAAATTTGCTTTTTAG